Proteins found in one Xenopus laevis strain J_2021 chromosome 1L, Xenopus_laevis_v10.1, whole genome shotgun sequence genomic segment:
- the dspp.L gene encoding uncharacterized protein dspp.L, translating to MRTLLILGYLLGTSLAIKITKDDRIENRGVKTSNRIEECRHLQDPYDTHLIRTGSNRNQQFHREEMSQANSEGFYLQFFVTKGKQPVTNPRANIHIYSNTTSHNEDKFSGKPPSQNFRKIRQRKRVKTLESGWFKNITCDKMDDGHLGKACKKIMLNKRSISYQTTQNNTYRSSDETANSQNTRNVNNPLDLSKFTDSDDLEDIPYDYYTTNTHSNAHSSEFSYPSDSNESNLPSGPKQDGVNGALNRSGISSSISVSSESRESRQSGSNSGSKEVLAKPGKNSNELSAAKPGQNE from the exons ATGAGAACCCTATTAATTTTGGGATATTTATTGGGTACCTCTCTTGCCATAAAG ATCACAAAAGATGATAGGATTGAAAATAGAGGTGTCAAAACAAGTAACAGGATAGAAGAGTGTAGACATTTACAGGATCCGTATGATACCCATCTAATAAGAACTGGATCAAATCGAAATCAACAATTTCATAGGGAAGAAATGAGTCAAGCTAACTCAGAGGGATTTTATCTACAGTTCTTTGTAACTAAAGGCAAACAACCAGTGACTAACCCAAGAGCAAACATTCATATATATAGCAACACCACATCACACAACGAGGACAAGTTTAGTGGCAAACCTCCGTCTCAAAACTTCAGAAAAATAAGACAAAGAAAACGGGTTAAAACACTTGAAAGTGGTTGGTTTAAAAATATAACCTGTGACAAAATGGATGATGGTCACTTAGGCAAAGCTTGCAAAAAGATAATGTTAAATAAAAGGAGTATTAGCTACCAAACAACTCAAAACAACACATACCGATCTTCAGATGAGACTGCTAACTCTCAGAACACTAGAAATGTAAATAATCCCCTTGATTTAAGTAAATTTACTGACTCAGATGATTTAGAAGACATTCCTTATGACTATTATACAACTAACACACACAGCAATGCTCATTCAAGTGAATTTAGTTATCCATCGGACTCTAATGAATCAAACCTTCCCAGTGGTCCAAAACAAGATGGTGTCAATGGTGCATTAAACAGATCTGGCATTTCTAGCAGCATCAGTGTATCAAGTGAGTCGAGGGAGTCAAGACAATCTGGAAGCAACAGTGGGTCAAAAGAAGTCTTAGCTAAACCGGGAAAGAACTCTAATGAACTAAGTGCAGCAAAACCTGGCCAAAATGAGTGA
- the LOC108696526 gene encoding kinesin-related protein 4 produces the protein MLKVTMKTVFICICLSSLVWAFPIHESQSESSEIVETDSRSSESSIQSTEQKYYSRKGITSQYKEEDISGTDDVATDDHDLTAVSAAVAGVGHSVEASEEDEQITEQLTLGTDDTSKDITQTVWEQSETDSIPHAGADMTESEDQAENGSSTHSDDAHLDTTDLAMSADNDDSEDDEDNDYDAPNISSAHNSDAIVGKQNEHNDDYDNDVIVKSGESKQSKDNFNCGDNSKENGDNENTKTSQEHSYECDIEAMQNDDSNPLLHSSSDSSINLDLTVSTSKEKRTNISRKKKSRKGINQKQSKGFAKNKVKHISNNKDMGKLGSKSVEDHLNSDDTHSLENRDSTLQGSMFKFHTKFEKQVSISVEDTHSDEDITPQTKDASHSKDEIKFKQYFTPPKESNSRSKEVISHSKEDVVQSKEDASQSHEDASHSEEHVSLSKEFGTQSKESSSTSKEIQEPGTQYKESRSTSKEINQLTQYALQPKKDVTLSNEDLNPSEEHVSISKEFRTQSKESSSTSKKIHEPNTQSKESRSTSKEIQEPDTQSKESRSTSKEIQEPDTQSKESRSTSKEIQGSDTQSTESSTSKGINQLTQYALQPKKDVSLSNEGLNPSEEHVSMSKDFRTQSKESSSTSKEIQGPDTQSKESRSTLKEIQEPDTQSKESRSTSKEIQEPDTQSKESRSTSKEIQGSDTQSTESSTSKGINQLTQYALQPKKDVSLSNEGLNPSEEHVSISKEFRTQSKESSSTSREIQGPDTQSKESRSTSKEIQEPDTQSKENSSTSKEIQGSDTQSKESSTSKGINQLTQYALQPKKDVSLSNEDLNHSEEHISMSKEHMSQSKEISESKEDIRHSVESEEDTTKSNEDTIHSEEEVTHSSEEVSLIKQTQSNSKESERLKTGAKTHNNSQSREDMSTESEEIPDTNSKQSASKSEETDDTLEQLQSRESTEMRSIVLGNGTVHDSKSSSKSKEHFSVSREDSTSNSVYDTKENITEEDDESNSRESAESREERPNDSSESEEDVRASISNEIDSRRLMFDMNRRKAIGNDNDCQDGY, from the exons ATGCTAAAAGTGACCATGAAGACTGTATTTATTTGCATCTGCCTCTCAAGTCTTGTCTGGGCTTTTCCT ATTCATGAGTCTCAATCCGAAAGCTCAGAAATTGTTGAG ACAGACAGTAGATCATCAGAATCCAGCATCCAGAGTACTGAACAGAAG TATTATTCAAGGAAAGGCATAACTTCCCAATATAAGGAAGAAGATATTAGTGGGACTGATGATGTAGCCACTGATGACCATGATTTGACTGCTGTTTCAGCTGCAGTTGCTGGTGTAGGCCACTCAGTCGAGGCCTCAGAGGAAGATGAACAG ATAACAGAACAGCTCACTCTGGGAACAGATGATACCAGTAAAGACATTACGCAGACTGTATGGGAGCAAAGTGAAACAGACAGTATACCCCATGCCGGAGCAGATATGACAGAAAGTGAAGATCAAGCTGAGAATGGCAGTAGCACTCATTCAGATGATGCACATCTAGATACCACTGATTTAGCTATGAGTGCTGATAATGATGATAGTGAGGATGATGAGGATAATGATTATGATGCTCCAAATATATCTAGTGCCCACAACAGTGATGCAATTGTTGGAAAACAAAATGAACACAATGATGACTATGACAATGATGTAATTGTCAAGAGTGGGGAAAGTAAACAGAGTAAAGACAATTTCAACTGTGGTGATAACAGCAAAGAAAATGGTGATAATGAAAACACTAAAACTAGCCAAGAGCACAGCTATGAATGTGATATTGAAGCAATGCAAAATGATGATTCAAATCCATTGCTGCATAGCTCCAGTGATTCTAGCATAAATCTAGACTTAACTGTCAGTACATCAAAAGAAAAGAGGACAAATATCAGTAGGaagaaaaaatcaagaaaagGCATAAATCAAAAGCAGTCCAAAGGATTTGCCAAGAACAAAGTCAAGCACATATCAAATAATAAAGACATGGGAAAGCTTGGTAGCAAATCTGTAGAGGACCATCTGAATTCTGATGATACACATAGCTTAGAAAACAGAGATTCAACACTACAAGGAAGTATGTTTAAATTTCATACCAAATTTGAAAAACAGGTAAGTATTTCCGTTGAAGATACTCACTCAGATGAAGATATCACTCCCCAAACCAAGGATGCAAGTCACTCAAAAGATGAAATcaaatttaaacaatattttaccCCACCCAAGGAATCCAACAGCAGGTCAAAAGAGGTgatcagtcattcaaaggaggaTGTTGTACAATCAAAGGAAGATGCTTCTCAATCTCACGAGGATGCAAGTCACTCAGAAGAACATGTAAGCCTCTCAAAAGAGTTTGGAACTCAATCTAAGGAAAGTAGTAGCACATCTAAAGAGATCCAAGAGCCAGGCACTCAATACAAAGAGAGTAGGAGCACATCAAAAGAGATCAACCAGTTAACACAGTATGCACTGCAACCAAAGAAAGATGTGACTCTATCAAATGAGGATTTGAATCCCTCAGAAGAACATGTAAGCATATCAAAAGAGTTTAGAACGCAATCTAAGGAGAGTAGTAGCACATCTAAAAAGATCCATGAGCCAAACACTCAATCCAAGGAGAGTAGGAGCACATCTAAAGAGATCCAAGAGCCAGATACTCAATCCAAGGAGAGTAGGAGCACATCAAAAGAGATCCAAGAGCCAGACACTCAATCCAAGGAGAGTAGGAGCACATCAAAAGAGATCCAAGGGTCAGACACTCAATCCACGGAGAGTAGCACATCAAAAGGGATCAACCAGTTAACACAGTATGCACTGCAACCAAAGAAAGATGTGAGTCTATCAAATGAGGGTTTGAATCCCTCAGAAGAACATGTAAGCATGTCAAAAGATTTTAGAACTCAATCTAAGGAGAGTAGTAGCACATCTAAAGAGATCCAAGGGCCAGATACTCAATCCAAGGAGAGTAGGAGCACATTAAAAGAGATCCAAGAGCCAGATACTCAATCCAAGGAGAGTAGGAGCACATCAAAAGAGATCCAAGAGCCAGATACTCAATCCAAGGAGAGTAGGAGCACATCAAAAGAGATCCAAGGGTCAGACACTCAATCCACGGAGAGCAGCACATCAAAAGGGATCAACCAGTTAACACAGTATGCACTGCAACCAAAGAAAGATGTGAGTCTATCAAATGAGGGTTTGAATCCCTCAGAAGAACATGTAAGCATATCAAAAGAGTTTAGAACTCAATCTAAGGAGAGTAGTAGCACATCTAGAGAGATCCAAGGGCCAGATACTCAATCCAAGGAGAGTAGGAGCACATCAAAAGAGATCCAAGAGCCAGACACTCAATCCAAGGAGAATAGTAGCACATCAAAAGAGATCCAAGGGTCAGACACTCAATCCAAGGAGAGTAGCACATCAAAAGGGATCAACCAGTTAACACAGTATGCACTGCAACCAAAGAAAGATGTGAGTCTATCAAATGAGGATTTAAATCACTCAGAAGAACATATCAGCATGTCAAAAGAGCATATGTCACAATCTAAAGAGATCAGTGAGTCCAAAGAGGACATTAGACACTCAGTAGAGTCTGAAGAAGACACCACTAAATCAAATGAGGATACAATTCACTCAGAGGAAGAGGTTACTCATTCATCAGAAGAAGTTAGCCTGATTAAACAAACTCAGAGTAACTCAAAGGAGAGTGAGAGGCTAAAAACAGGTGCTAAAACACATAATAACAGTCAATCAAGGGAAGATATGAGCACAGAATCAGAGGAAATTCCTGACACTAACTCAAAACAGAGTGCTAGCAAATCAGAGGAAACTGATGACACACTAGAACAACTTCAAAGCCGTGAATCAACAGAGATGAGATCCATTGTGCTTGGAAACGGCACAGTGCATGACAGTAAATCCTCCAGCAAGTCAAAAGAACATTTCAGTGTTTCTAGAGAAGACTCTACCAGCAATTCAGTTTATGACACCAAAGAAAACATAACTGAAGAGGATGATGAAAGCAATTCTAGAGAAAGTGCAGAATCAAGAGAAGAGAGACCTAATGATTCCAGTGAGTCTGAAGAGGACGTGAGAGCATCAATAAGCAATGAAATTGATAGCAGAAGATTAATGTTTGATATGAATCGACGTAAAGCCATAGGAAATGATAATGACTGCCAAGATGGTTACTAG
- the LOC121403128 gene encoding secreted RxLR effector protein 161-like: MTEAKGASTPIDTAYPRLEGEDDLLTSNEEYRQAVGALLYIATTTRPDIAVAMSLLCRRVDKPRQRDWNAIKRVMRYLKHTKDLCLKLSANDDLNLTGYVDSDWAGDHSTRKSTSGYLFKLGNSPISWSSKRQMSVALSSTEAEYISAAFACQEVVWLQQLIKDLGKPTSEPTVLFEDNQACIKLATSEKMNARTKHIDVRHHYIHDLVDQKVIVLIYCESEKMIADAMTKPLARNRFVDLRSNMGLT; encoded by the coding sequence ATGACAGAAGCCAAAGGAGCAAGTACACCTATTGATACAGCCTACCCAAGGTTAGAAGGAGAAGATGATCTTCTCACATCCAATGAAGAGTACAGACAAGCAGTGGGGGCACTTCTCTACATTGCAACCACTACTCGTCCAGACATTGCAGTCGCCATGTCTCTTCTTTGCAGACGAGTTGATAAACCACGTCAAAGAGACTGGAATGCAATCAAAAGAGTTATGAGATACTTGAAACATACAAAGGACTTATGTTTGAAACTTTCAGCAAATGATGACTTGAACCTCACAGGATATGTGGACTCTGATTGGGCCGGTGATCACAGTACACGCAAATCCACAAGTGGTTACTTATTCAAATTGGGAAACAGTCCTATATCCTGGTCAAGCAAGAGACAGATGTCAGTGGCATTGTCTTCTACAGAAGCTGAATACATATCAGCAGCTTTTGCTTGTCAAGAAGTTGTATGGTTACAGCAATTAATCAAGGATCTTGGAAAACCAACATCAGAACCTACTGTGTTATTTGAGGACAATCAGGCATGCATTAAGCTTGCGACAAGTGAGAAGATGAATGCAAGAACCAAGCACATCGACGTCAGACATCATTACATTCATGACTTAGTTGATcagaaagtgattgtattgatataTTGTGAGTCTGAAAAAATGATTGCTGATGCCATGACAAAGCCACTCGCTAGAAATAGATTTGTGGATCTTAGATCAAATATGGGACTGACATAG